The genomic region ATTTACCAGAAACAGGTTTAAACATGAAACCTGTTCGCCTCTTAATTATTGACGACTCAGCCCTGGTACGCCGGATTTTGCAGGAAGGGCTTTCACAGGACCCTGAAATAGAGATCATTGGTGTGGCCAACGACCCCTATGCGGCGCGGGATATTCTGGTGCGCGAACGCCCTGATGTGGTGACACTGGACATCGAAATGCCGAAAATGGATGGGGTGACCTTTCTCAAAAAATACATGGCGGTGCTGCCCACCCCGACGATTATTCTCTCCTCCTTGACCCAGGCCGGCAAAAAGATCACGATCGAAGCGCTTGAAGCCGGTGCTGTGTATGTGGTGGCCAAACCTGTGGTGGGTCTTTCAGACCAATTGCCAGAAATGCTGGGAGAATTGCGTGAAAAGATCAAGCAGGCAGCCTTGATCCATGTGGCCCAATACGCCCGCAAAGTGCAGAACCAGCCCATGAAACCAGCCCCCATAGAAACCCGGAAAGCCTTTGAAGAATCGACAGACCAGGTCTTGGCCTTGGGAGCCTCGACCGGGGGGGTAGAAGCCCTGGCGCGCATTTTGCCCCTGTTTCCTGCCGCATCCCCCGGCATCGTGATTGTTGAGCATATGCCCTCAGGCTTTACCGCCAGTTTTGCCGAGCGCTTGAACCACTTGTCACAGGTTCGGGTCAAAGAAGCCGAGGATGGGGATCGGATTCGTCCTGGTTTGGCCTTGCTGGCCCCTGGTGGCGAACAGCATTTAACCGTCAAGCGTTCAGGGGGCCAGTATCTGGTGAAATTGGTGCCTGGGGAGAAGGTTTCGGGGCATCGCCCCTCGGTAGATGTCTGTTTTGAATCCTTGGCCCGAGAGGTGGGTAAAAACACCGCCGCAGTCTTGATGACAGGCATGGGGGGAGATGGAGCCCAGGGCCTTTTGAAAATACGTTTGGCGGGGGGGCGAACCTTTGCCCAGAACGCGGAGACCTGTGTGA from bacterium (Candidatus Blackallbacteria) CG13_big_fil_rev_8_21_14_2_50_49_14 harbors:
- a CDS encoding chemotaxis response regulator protein-glutamate methylesterase; the protein is MKPVRLLIIDDSALVRRILQEGLSQDPEIEIIGVANDPYAARDILVRERPDVVTLDIEMPKMDGVTFLKKYMAVLPTPTIILSSLTQAGKKITIEALEAGAVYVVAKPVVGLSDQLPEMLGELREKIKQAALIHVAQYARKVQNQPMKPAPIETRKAFEESTDQVLALGASTGGVEALARILPLFPAASPGIVIVEHMPSGFTASFAERLNHLSQVRVKEAEDGDRIRPGLALLAPGGEQHLTVKRSGGQYLVKLVPGEKVSGHRPSVDVCFESLAREVGKNTAAVLMTGMGGDGAQGLLKIRLAGGRTFAQNAETCV